The genomic DNA CAGGCCACGCCGCCGCGCCTTCCTGTCCCGTCTTTCTTCTTCATTCCCTTTTTTCCTCGAGCCTTTCCAGCCCCCTATTGCCCCATGAAACGAATCCTGTCCGCGCTGCGATCCCTGGCCGTCCTTGCTGCGGTGGCCCCTGCCGCCTTCGGGGCCTTTGCCCAGGCGCCACAACCTCCCGAAATCGCCGCGCGCACATACCTGCTGGTGGATGTCACCGCCAACCAGGTGCTCGCGGCCAAGGACATCGATGCTCCCGTCGAGCAGGCCTCGCTCACCAAGCTCATGACCGGCTACCTGGTGTTTGATGCGTTGCGCGCCAAGAAGATATCCCTGGAGCAGAAGCTGCCCGTGAGCGTGCGCGCCTGGAAGATGCCCGGCTCGCGCATGTTCATCGACCCCAAGATGCAGGTGCCGGTGGAAGACCTCATCAAGGGCATGATCGTGCAGTCGGGCAACGACGCCACCATGGCGCTGGCCGAAGGCGTGGGCGGCACGGCCGAGAACTTCGTCAAGCTCATGAACGACCAGGCCCAGGCACTGGGCATGAAGGGCACGAGCTACAAGAACCCCGAAGGCCTCACCGAACCCGGCCACACCACCACCGCGCGCGACCTTTCCGTGCTGGCCATGCGCCTGATGAAGGACTTCCCGGAGTACATGCACTACTACTCCACCAAGCAGTACAGCTACCCCGGCACCCCCGCGTCGAACGGCAGCAACCGCAATTCGCTGCTGTTCCGCGACCCGACGGTGGACGGGCTCAAGACCGGCCATACCGCTGCCGCGGGCTACTGCCTGGTGGCCACGTCCAAGCGTGAATTCCCCGGCGTGGGCCAGCGCCGCCTGCTGTCCATCGTGCTCGGGGCCGCCAGCGAAAATGCGCGTGCGAATGAAAGCCAGAAGCTGTTGAACTGGGGCTATACCGCGTTCGAGGCCGTCAAGCTGTTCGAGGCCGGCAAGCCCGTGGCCACGCCCGCCGTCTGGAAGGGCACGGAAAACACCCTCAAGATCGGCCGCGAGGAAGCCATCGTCGTGGCGGTGCCCTCGGGCAGCGCAGGCAAGATCACCACGCAGATCGCACGGCCCGACCCGCTGGTGGCACCGTTCACCAAGGGCCAGTCCGTCGGCCACCTCAAGGTGATGCTGGGCGAGCAGGCCCTGGCCGAGGTGCCCCTCATCGCGCTCGAAGGCGTGGAGCAGGCGGGGATCCTGGGCCGGGCCTGGGATGCGATCCGGCTGTGGATCAAGTAGCAGGACCATCCCCCTGAGGCGCTGCCGCGCCTTCACCCCTTCTCCCGAATGGCTGCGCCATTCGGGAAGGGGCGCGCAGCCAGTGCAGCGGGGCGGCCCTTGCACGGCTGCTCTGGCATGGGCCGCACGCTTTCAAGAGCGGCGGGCAATGTTGGCGTAGCGGGATGGGTTTTAAGGGGAACGCCCCACGGCACTTGCCCGTTGGGGTCCATGCTGCTACATTAGAAGGCTTTTCGGAATTTCCGAAGGGTTTCACGTTTTCGTTTTTTACGTTTAGGGACGTATTTCATGCCAACCATCAATCAACTAGTCCGTCAGGGGCGCGAGGTCGAAAAGATCAAGTCCAAGAGCCCTGCGATGGAGAACTCCCCCCAGCGCCGCGGCGTGTGCACCCGTGTGTACACCACGACGCCAAAGAAGCCTAACTCCGCTCTGCGGAAGGTCGCCAAGGTTCGCCTGACCAACGGTTTCGAAGTGATTTCCTACATCGGCGGTGAAGGCCACAACCTGCAGGAACACAGCGTGGTACTGGTTCGCGGCGGTCGTGTCAAGGACTTGCCCGGTGTGCGTTACCACATCGTGCGCGGTTCGCTCGACTTGCAAGGCGTGAAAGACCGCAAGCAATCGCGCTCCAAGTACGGTGCCAAGAAGCCCAAGGCCAAGTAAGCCCTGCGCTTTTGCACAACAGAATTTTCGGTGCTGTCTCCCGCGTGGCGCGGTGATGCAGCGTAGTGACCCCAAACGCAGGTGTTCTGCGCGGGTCGAGTAAGTGGGAGTCCTGATTGGCTCTCGCGGTGTCTGAAAAGATGCCAACTGAAGCAAAGATAGAGGTGAAAAATGCCACGTCGTCGCGAAGTCCCCAAACGTGAAATCCTGCCGGATCCCAAGTTCGGCAATGTAGAGCTGTCCAAATTCATGAACGTGATCATGGAAGGCGGCAAGAAGGCAGTTGCAGAGCGCATCATTTACGGCGCCCTGGAACTGATCGAGAAGAAGCACCCTGACAAGGACCCTCTGGAAGCGTTCACCGTTGCCATCAACAACGTGAAGCCCATGGTCGAAGTGAAGTCCCGCCGCGTGGGCGGTGCCAACTACCAGGTGCCCGTCGAAGTGCGCCCTGTCCGTCGCCTGGCCCTGTCCATGCGCTGGATCAAGGAAGCCGCCCGCAAGCGCGGCGAGAAGTCGATGGCCCAGCGTCTGGCCAACGAGCTGCTCGAAGCCACCGAAGGCCGTGGCGGCGCCATGAAGAAGCGTGACGAAGTGCACCGCATGGCCGAAGCCAACAAGGCATTCAGCCACTTCCGCTTCTAAATCGACGAACTGCCCTCGTCGCCAAGCGCAAGGCTGCCGGCATTCTTGCCTGCAGCCTTGTGGCGATTGAGGCGGTCACAAAATTGACGGGTCGCAGCGCCACAATGCTGGGCCCTTCCCCTGAATAACACGACCCATCCAAGGATCCACCATGGCTCGCAAGACTCCCATCGAGCGCTACCGCAATATCGGTATCTCGGCCCACATTGACGCTGGCAAGACCACGACCACCGAACGTATCCTGTTCTACACGGGCGTGAGCCACAAGATTGGTGAAGTGCACGACGGCGCTGCCACCATGGACTGGATGGAGCAGGAACAAGAGCGCGGCATCACGATCACCTCGGCTGCCACGACCTGCTTCTGGAAGGGCATGGACAACTCCTACGAAGAGCACCGCTTCAACATCATCGACACCCCCGGTCACGTGGACTTCACGATCGAAGTGGAACGTTCGATGCGCGTGCTCGACGGCGCCTGCATGGTGTACTGCGCCGTGGGTGGCGTGCAGCCCCAGTCGGAAACCGTCTGGCGCCAGGCCAACAAGTACAAGGTGCCCCGTCTGGCCTTCGTGAACAAGATGGACCGTACCGGTGCCAACTTCTTCAAGGTCTACGAGCAGATGAAGCTGCGCCTGAAGGCAAACCCCGTGCCCGTGGTGATCCCGATCGGCGCCGAAGACAAGTTCACCGGCGTGGTCGACCTGCTCAAGATGAAGGCCATCCTGTGGGATGAAGCCTCGCAGGGCATGAAGTTCACCTACGAAGAAATTCCAGCCGACCTGGTCGCATCCGCCAAGGAATGGCGCGAGAAGATGGTGGAAGCCGCTGCCGAAGCCTCCGAAGAGCTGATGAACAAGTACCTGGAAGAGGGCGACCTCTCCGAAGCCGAGATCAAGTTCGGCCTGCGTACGCGTACCATCGCCACGGAAATCCACCCGATGCTGTGCGGTACCGCTTTCAAGAACAAGGGTGTGCAGCGCATGCTGGACGCCGTGATCGACTACCTGCCAGCACCGACGGACATTCCTGACGTGACCGGCACGGACGAAGACGAAAAGCCTGTCACCCGCAAGGCGGATGACAACGAGAAGTTCTCGGCCCTGGCATTCAAGCTGATGACCGACCCGTTCGTGGGCCAGCTGACCTTCGTGCGCGTGTACTCCGGCGTTCTGAGCAAGGGCGACACCGTCTACAACCCCATCAAGGGCAAGAAGGAACGTATCGGCCGTATCGTGCAGATGCACGCCAACGAGCGTCAGGAAGTCGAAGAAATCCGCGCCGGCGACATCGCTGCCTGCGTGGGCCTGAAGGACGTGACGACCGGTGAAACGCTGAGCGACATCGACTCCCAGATCATTCTGGAGCGCATGGTGTTCCCTGAGCCCGTGATCACGCAGGCCGTGGAACCCAAGACCAAGGCCGACCAGGAAAAGATGGGCATCGCGCTGCAGCGCCTGGCTGCGGAAGATCCATCCTTCCGCGTGAAGACCGACGAAGAATCGGGCCAGACGCTGATCGCCGGCATGGGCGAGCTGCACCTGGAAATCATCGTGGACCGCATGAAGCGTGAATTCGGCGTGGAAGCCAACGTGGGCAAGCCCCAGGTGGCCTACCGCGAAACCATCCGCAAGACGGTGGAAGAAGCCGAAGGCAAGTTCGTGCGCCAGTCCGGCGGCAAGGGCCAGTACGGTCACGTCGTGCTCAAGATCGAACCCAACGAAGCCGGCAAGGGCATCGAGTTCGTCGACGCGATCAAGGGTGGTGTGGTTCCTCGCGAATTCATCCCGGCCGTGGAAAAGGGTATCAACGAAGCCGTCACGCAAGGCGTGCTGGCCGGCTACCCCGTGGTGGACGTCAAGGTCACGCTGCACTTCGGTTCGTACCACGATGTGGACTCGAACGAACTGGCGTTCAAGATGGCTGCCATCTTCGGTTTCAAGGAAGGCTGCCGCAAGGCCAACCCCGTCATCCTGGAACCCATGATGGCCGTGGAAGTGGAAACGCCTGAAGACTACGCCGGCACGGTGATGGGCGATCTGTCCTCCCGCCGTGGCATGGTCCAGGGCATGGACGACATCCCGGGCGGTGGCAAGGCCATCCGCGCCGAAGTGCCGCTGTCGGAAATGTTCGGCTACTCGACCTCGCTGCGTTCCGCGACGCAAGGCCGCGCCACGTACTCGATGGAATTCAAGCACTACAGCGAAGCGCCTCGCAACGTGTCCGAAGCCATCATGGCTGCACGCGCCAAGTAAGCGCGTCGAGTGAAAGGTCTGCCCTGGGCAGCCTTTCCTCTTTTTTTGAGTCAAATTGGCTGCTGGCGCTTGTCTATAAAGCGCTAGCAGCTATTAAAACAGTAGCAAAATTCTTGCAATCTGCGACCCGGTGCCGTCCTGTTGCCCTGTGCGGGACGAACCAGCAATCGGGTGCAGACGTTAAACCCCAACACAGGCATTGCTCTTTGGAGATTCAAAATGGCAAAAGGTAAATTCGAACGGACCAAGCCTCACGTCAACGTGGGCACGATCGGCCACGTGGACCATGGCAAGACGACGCTGACGGCGGCCATCGCCACCGTGCTGTCCGCCAAGTTCGGCGGCGAAGCCAAGGCATACGACCAGATCGATGCGGCGCCCGAAGAAAAGGCCCGCGGCATCACGATCAACACCGCGCACGTGGAATACGAAACGGCCAACCGCCACTACGCCCACGTGGACTGCCCCGGCCACGCCGACTATGTGAAGAACATGATCACCGGCGCTGCCCAGATGGACGGCGCCATCCTGGTGTGCTCGGCCGCTGACGGCCCCATGCCCCAGACCCGCGAACACATCCTGCTGGCCCGCCAGGTGGGCGTGCCTTACATCATCGTGTTCCTGAACAAGTGCGACATGGTGGACGACGAAGAACTGCTGGAACTCGTCGAAATGGAAGTGCGCGAACTCCTGGACAAGTACGACTTCCCAGGCGACGACACCCCCATCATCCGTGGCTCGGCCAAGCTCGCCCTGGAAGGCGACAAGGGCAAGCTGGGTGAAGAAGCCATCATGAAGCTGGCCGAAGCGCTGGACACCTACATCCCCACGCCAGAGCGCGCTGTGGACGGTGCCTTCCTGATGCCCGTGGAAGACGTGTTCTCCATCTCCGGTCGTGGCACCGTGGTGACCGGTCGCGTCGAGCGCGGCATCATCAAGGTCGGCGAAGAAATCGAAATCGTCGGTATCCGCGACACGCAAAAGACCATCTGCACCGGCGTGGAAATGTTCCGCAAGCTGCTGGACCAAGGTCAGGCTGGCGACAACGTCGGCCTGCTGCTGCGCGGCACCAAGCGCGAAGACGTGGAGCGCGGCCAAGTGCTGTGCAAGCCCGGCTCGATCAAGCCCCACACCCACTTCACCGCTGAAGTGTATGTGCTGAGCAAGGACGAAGGCGGCCGCCACACCCCGTTCTTCAACAACTACCGCCCACAGTTCTACTTCCGCACGACCGACGTGACCGGCGCCATCGAGCTGCCGGCCGACAAGGAAATGGTCATGCCTGGCGACAACGTGTCGATCACCGTCAAGCTGATCAACCCCATCGCCATGGAAGAAGGCCTGCGCTTCGCCATCCGCGAAGGCGGCCGTACGGTCGGCGCTGGCGTCGTGGCCAAGATCATTGCTTAATTCATAAGCAGAACAAGGAACTTGCCATGTCCAAGCAAAAAATCCGCATCCGCCTGAAGGCGTTTGACTACAAGCTGATCGACCAGTCCGCTGCCGAGATCGTTGACACCGCCAAGCGCACCGGCGCCATCGTCAAGGGCCCCGTGCCCCTGCCGACGCGCATGAAGCGTTTCGACATCCTGCGCTCGCCGCACGTCAACAAGACCAGCCGCGACCAGCTCGAAATCCGCACGCACCAGCGCCTGATGGACATCGTGGACCCTACGGACAAGACCGTGGACGCCCTGATGAAGCTCGACCTGCCCGCGGGCGTGGACGTCGAAATCAAGCTGCAGTAATGGCTTTTGCGGGGTGGGTTCGCCCACCCCGCAAGGTCCGAAATAACGCGAACTTGCTTGCGAAAGCAGTTCGCGTTATACTTTAGGGCTTCGCTCGATTTGCGCCTTTGAAAAGGTGCCGGCCGTGCGGAGTTTTATTAACCTTCTTTCATGCACGCAGGCGAGAGCTTGCGGAAACGCCGTAGCCAATTGAAGTTGCGGCGGTGAGAGTTTTGGAGAAAACCAATGAGTCTGAGCAACTCCCTCGGGTTGCTGGGTCGCAAAGTGGGCATGATGCGTCTGTTCACCGATGATGGGGACGCAGTGCCTGTCACGGTGGTGGATGTGTCCAACAACCGCGTTACCCAGATCAAAACCCAAGAGAACGATGGCTACGTGGCCCTGCAGGTCACGTTCGGTTCGCGCAAAGCATCGCGCGTGACCAAGCCAGAAGCCGGCCACCTTGCCAAGGCAGGTGTGGAAGCCGGTGAAATCATCCAGGAATTCCGCGTGACCGCCGATACCGCAGCCCAGTACCAAGCTGGCGCTTCGGTGGCTGTGACGTCCGTGTTCTCCGTGGGTCAGAAGGTCGACGTGCAAGGCACCTCGATCGGTAAAGGCTACGCCGGTACCATCAAGCGCCACAACATGAGCTCGCAGCGCGCGTCGCACGGCAACAGCCGTTCGCACAACGTGCCTGGCTCGATCGGTATGGCACAAGACCCAGGTCGCGTGTTCCCCGGCAAGCGCATGACGGGCCACCTCGGCGATGTCACCAAGACCACGCAAAACCTCGATGTGATCCGCATCGACGAAGCGCGTCAACTGCTCTTGATCAAGGGCGCTATTCCGGGCTC from Acidovorax sp. A79 includes the following:
- the rpsJ gene encoding 30S ribosomal protein S10, which translates into the protein MSKQKIRIRLKAFDYKLIDQSAAEIVDTAKRTGAIVKGPVPLPTRMKRFDILRSPHVNKTSRDQLEIRTHQRLMDIVDPTDKTVDALMKLDLPAGVDVEIKLQ
- a CDS encoding D-alanyl-D-alanine carboxypeptidase family protein; the protein is MKRILSALRSLAVLAAVAPAAFGAFAQAPQPPEIAARTYLLVDVTANQVLAAKDIDAPVEQASLTKLMTGYLVFDALRAKKISLEQKLPVSVRAWKMPGSRMFIDPKMQVPVEDLIKGMIVQSGNDATMALAEGVGGTAENFVKLMNDQAQALGMKGTSYKNPEGLTEPGHTTTARDLSVLAMRLMKDFPEYMHYYSTKQYSYPGTPASNGSNRNSLLFRDPTVDGLKTGHTAAAGYCLVATSKREFPGVGQRRLLSIVLGAASENARANESQKLLNWGYTAFEAVKLFEAGKPVATPAVWKGTENTLKIGREEAIVVAVPSGSAGKITTQIARPDPLVAPFTKGQSVGHLKVMLGEQALAEVPLIALEGVEQAGILGRAWDAIRLWIK
- the rplC gene encoding 50S ribosomal protein L3 — its product is MSLSNSLGLLGRKVGMMRLFTDDGDAVPVTVVDVSNNRVTQIKTQENDGYVALQVTFGSRKASRVTKPEAGHLAKAGVEAGEIIQEFRVTADTAAQYQAGASVAVTSVFSVGQKVDVQGTSIGKGYAGTIKRHNMSSQRASHGNSRSHNVPGSIGMAQDPGRVFPGKRMTGHLGDVTKTTQNLDVIRIDEARQLLLIKGAIPGSKGGFVTVRPAVKAKASKGAN
- the rpsG gene encoding 30S ribosomal protein S7, encoding MPRRREVPKREILPDPKFGNVELSKFMNVIMEGGKKAVAERIIYGALELIEKKHPDKDPLEAFTVAINNVKPMVEVKSRRVGGANYQVPVEVRPVRRLALSMRWIKEAARKRGEKSMAQRLANELLEATEGRGGAMKKRDEVHRMAEANKAFSHFRF
- the fusA gene encoding elongation factor G; the protein is MARKTPIERYRNIGISAHIDAGKTTTTERILFYTGVSHKIGEVHDGAATMDWMEQEQERGITITSAATTCFWKGMDNSYEEHRFNIIDTPGHVDFTIEVERSMRVLDGACMVYCAVGGVQPQSETVWRQANKYKVPRLAFVNKMDRTGANFFKVYEQMKLRLKANPVPVVIPIGAEDKFTGVVDLLKMKAILWDEASQGMKFTYEEIPADLVASAKEWREKMVEAAAEASEELMNKYLEEGDLSEAEIKFGLRTRTIATEIHPMLCGTAFKNKGVQRMLDAVIDYLPAPTDIPDVTGTDEDEKPVTRKADDNEKFSALAFKLMTDPFVGQLTFVRVYSGVLSKGDTVYNPIKGKKERIGRIVQMHANERQEVEEIRAGDIAACVGLKDVTTGETLSDIDSQIILERMVFPEPVITQAVEPKTKADQEKMGIALQRLAAEDPSFRVKTDEESGQTLIAGMGELHLEIIVDRMKREFGVEANVGKPQVAYRETIRKTVEEAEGKFVRQSGGKGQYGHVVLKIEPNEAGKGIEFVDAIKGGVVPREFIPAVEKGINEAVTQGVLAGYPVVDVKVTLHFGSYHDVDSNELAFKMAAIFGFKEGCRKANPVILEPMMAVEVETPEDYAGTVMGDLSSRRGMVQGMDDIPGGGKAIRAEVPLSEMFGYSTSLRSATQGRATYSMEFKHYSEAPRNVSEAIMAARAK
- the tuf gene encoding elongation factor Tu; this encodes MAKGKFERTKPHVNVGTIGHVDHGKTTLTAAIATVLSAKFGGEAKAYDQIDAAPEEKARGITINTAHVEYETANRHYAHVDCPGHADYVKNMITGAAQMDGAILVCSAADGPMPQTREHILLARQVGVPYIIVFLNKCDMVDDEELLELVEMEVRELLDKYDFPGDDTPIIRGSAKLALEGDKGKLGEEAIMKLAEALDTYIPTPERAVDGAFLMPVEDVFSISGRGTVVTGRVERGIIKVGEEIEIVGIRDTQKTICTGVEMFRKLLDQGQAGDNVGLLLRGTKREDVERGQVLCKPGSIKPHTHFTAEVYVLSKDEGGRHTPFFNNYRPQFYFRTTDVTGAIELPADKEMVMPGDNVSITVKLINPIAMEEGLRFAIREGGRTVGAGVVAKIIA
- the rpsL gene encoding 30S ribosomal protein S12; protein product: MPTINQLVRQGREVEKIKSKSPAMENSPQRRGVCTRVYTTTPKKPNSALRKVAKVRLTNGFEVISYIGGEGHNLQEHSVVLVRGGRVKDLPGVRYHIVRGSLDLQGVKDRKQSRSKYGAKKPKAK